The following coding sequences lie in one Primulina huaijiensis isolate GDHJ02 chromosome 2, ASM1229523v2, whole genome shotgun sequence genomic window:
- the LOC140991643 gene encoding uncharacterized protein, translating into MAPGGRGRKGKEIAQESKAQNVRGLEDIIRARQVAIEQEVEQLTQKVGGMLLIISQFQELRPPKFFGNESGEKAAGWMKRINQLFKLLEYSQDIRLKLAIYQLKDRAQLWWEATEEAMKDSEEFNQLVQGNKSVVEYASQFSALLPYVPHVARNDQAKLSRFLHGLQRTVHTLVMTGSPNTYIQAVEKAKKIEASLLRGDPQPGPSSVSQGSGSSMLMPVDLPPYQPVQSYQQPKQQRYKAKGKQFKKKSQSSSSSSGSARGGGSVGSSSTVHCDRCGGRHFSSQCVGVQGTCHNCGQVGHYARVCPNAGRQQFQPQPFGQVPRGPVFRPYVPTHSFQQSNYPPPRGPIQQPFPGPQQAQVHALTQDQAQDAPGGVIAVATPAGVYLMSREIVLNCVLRFEVSAMEMFRLLSSGNEGFFIYALDATREERLKVSDIPVVKDFPDVIPDEIPGFPPQREIDLSIELMPGTNPISRALYRLAPTELKELKEQLQDLLEKGYIKPSHVISAQGVSVDPSKVEAVINWPKPTNVSEIRSFLGLAGYYRRFIEGFSKIARPMTQLTQKDRRFVWTAEF; encoded by the exons ATGGCACCTGGAGGAAGAGgtagaaaaggaaaagaaatagCGCAAGAATCTAAGGCGCAAAATGTTCGAGGACTTGAAGATATCATTAGAG CTAGACAGGTAGCGATTGAGCAAGAAGTGGAACAGCTGACACAGAAAGTTGGAGGAATGCTGttaataatttctcagttccAGGAATTACGTCCTCCAAAATTCTTTGGCAACGAGAGCGGAGAAAAAGCAGCAGGCTGGATGAAAAGGATAAATCAGCTATTTAAGTTGTTGGAGTATTCCCAAGATATTAGATTGAAGCTTGCCATCTACCAACTTAAAGACCGAGCACAACTCTGGTGGGAAGCCACAGAGGAAGCAATGAAGGACTCTG AAGAGTTCAATCAGCTGGTGCAGGGCAATAAATCAGTGGTGGAATATGCTTCACAGTTTTCTGCTCTTTTGCCCTATGTTCCACATGTTGCTAGGAATGATCAGGCTAAACTATCACGTTTTCTGCACGGGTTGCAGCGGACTGTTCATACTTTGGTAATGACTGGATCGCCTAATACGTATATTCAAGCAGTGGAAAAGGCGAAGAAAATTGAAGCAAGTTTGCTCAGAGGAGACCCACAGCCAGGTCCATCATCTGTTTCTCAGGGATCTGGGAGTAGTATGTTAATGCCAGTGGATTTACCTCCATATCAGCCTGTACAGTCATACCAACAACCCAAACAGCAGAGGTACAAGGCAAAAGGAAAGCAATTCAAGAAGAAGTCTCAATCCAGCTCCTCCAGTTCAGGCAGTGCACGAGGGGGAGGTTCTGTTGGGTCGTCTAGCACTGTGCATTGTGACCGATGTGGTGGTCGACATTTCAGTTCCCAATGTGTAGGAGTTCAGGGGACTTGTCATAATTGTGGTCAGGTTGGACATTACGCCAGGGTATGTCCTAATGCAGGGAGACAGCAGTTCCAGCCACAACCGTTTGGTCAAGTTCCCCGTGGACCAGTCTTTAGACCATATGTTCCTACCCACTCATTTCAGCAATCTAATTACCCACCTCCCAGAGGTCCTATTCAGCAGCCATTTCCAGGGCCACAGCAAGCCCAAGTCCATGCTTTGACTCAGGACCAGGCTCAGGATGCACCAGGAggagtgattgcag TTGCTACTCCTGCCGGTGTATATTTGATGTCCCGTGAGATAGTTTTGAACTGTGTGCTTAGATTTGAGG TATCTGCAATGGAAATGTTCCGGTTGTTGTCAAGCGGCAATGaaggattttttatttatgctctTGATGCAACACGGGAAGAACGATTGAAAGTTTCAGACATTCCCGTTGTCAAGGATTTTCCAGATGTAATtcctgatgagattccaggTTTTCCACCTCAAAGGGAAATAGATCTTAGCATTGAATTGATGCCAGGGACGaatcctatttctagagcacTATATCGTTTAGCTCCAACagagttgaaagaactcaaGGAACAGCTTCAGGATTTACTGGAAAAAGGCTATATCAAACCAA GCCATGTTATATCTGCACAAGGagtatctgttgatcctagtaaagttgaagctgttaTCAACTGGCCTAAACCAACAAATGTGTCTGAAATTCGAAGCTTTTTGGGATTAGCTGGGTATTATAGGCGTTTTATTGAGGGATTTTCTAAAATAGCTAGGCCGAtgacccagttgacacagaaagATCGACGTTTTGTATGGACTGCGGAAT tctga
- the LOC140991634 gene encoding uncharacterized protein produces MNQVADALSRKVQPKMLTSLTISKVHEHLGTSGWTYRSKGDYFIVSSIQVEPQIVSKIKAAQRTDPHVHKWKELTMTGQSDKFSVALDGCLRYNGRLVVPNLIDLKESILREAHCSRHSVHPGIRKMYHILKSHYWWEGMKKEISEFVAKCLTCQHVKAERMRPGAHFIPYDRTCTYKKMAKMYIDHIVRLRGVPVTIVSYRDPSFQATIGMAQFEALYGRKCRSPICWEDVGERQMSMPEFIQEMKEKVGDQVFLKVSPFRGTMRFGRKGKLAPRYIGPYAIVERIGTLASRLDLPQSLSAIHDVFHVSMLRKYEPDPSHVLRTDEVELDSSLSYVEHPVQILDRKEKQLRNKTIPLVMVQWSRHGREEATWELEAKMRQEWPHLFENVINYSMYVDFPMYYQW; encoded by the exons ATGAATCAAGTTGCAGATGCTCTGAGTAGAAAGGTTCAGCCTAAAATGTTGACATCTTTGACTATTTCAAAAGTTCATGAGCATTTGGGAACTTCAGGATGGACTTATCGGTCTAAGGGCGACTACTTTATAGTTTCatctattcaagttgaaccacAAATTGTTTCTAAAATCAAAGCAGCACAGAGAACTGATCCGCATGTTCATAAatggaaggaattgactatgacagGTCAATCAGACAAGTTCAGTGTTGCTTTAGATGGATGTCTGCGCTATAATGGTAGACTTGTGGTTCCGAATTTGATAGATTTGAAAGAATCTATACTTCGAGAAGCTCATTGTAGTCGACACAGTGTTCATCCAGGAATCAGGAAGATGTATCATATCTTGAAATCTCATTATTGGTGGGAAGGCATGAAGAAAGAGATTTCTGAATTTGTAGCTAAATGTTTAACGTGCCAACATGTTAAAGCTGAGAGAATGAGACCTGGCG CTCATTTTATTCCTTATGATCGTACttgtacttataagaaaatggcAAAAATGTATATTGATCATATAGTAAGATTGCGTGGTGTGCCAGTAACCATAGTATCatatcgtgatcccag CTTCCAAGCAACCATCGGAATGGCACAatttgaagccttatacggtAGAAAGTGTAGATCTCCGATATGCTGGGAAGATGTAGGAGAACGACAGATGTCAATGccagaatttattcaagaaatgaaAGAGAAG GTTGGCGATCAGGTTTTCTTGAAGGTATCACCATTTCGTGGTACTATGAGATTTGGGCGTAAAGGGAAGCTAGCTCCGCGTTATATTGGTCCATATGCgattgttgagaggattggcacGTTGGCTTCTCGTTTAGACTTGCCGCAGAGTTTGTCTGCGatacatgatgtgtttcatgtatctatgttacgAAAGTACGAGCCGGATCCTTCTCATGTCTTGAGGACTGATGAGGTGGAGTTGGATAGTTCTCTTAGCTATGTTGAGCATCCAGtgcaaattcttgatcgcaaagagAAGCAACTGAGGAATAAGACGATTCCATTGGTTATGGTGCAATGGAGTAGACATGGGAGAGAAGAAGCTACATGGGAATTAGAGGCTAAGATGCGTCAGGAATGGCCTCATTTGTTTGAAAATGTAATAAATTATTCCATGTATGTTGATTTCCCAATGTACTATCAGTGGTAA